One Suncus etruscus isolate mSunEtr1 chromosome 13, mSunEtr1.pri.cur, whole genome shotgun sequence genomic region harbors:
- the GABPA gene encoding GA-binding protein alpha chain, with the protein MTKREAEELIEIEIDGTEKSECTEESIVEQTYAPAECVSQAIDINEPIGNLKKLLEPRLQCSLDAHEICLQDIQLDPERSLFDQGVKTDGTVQLSVQVISYQGIEPKLNILEIVKPAETVEVVIDPDAHHAEAEAHLVEEAQVITLDGTKHITTISDETSEQVTRWAAALEGYRKEQERLGIPYDPIQWSTDQVLHWVVWVMKEFSMTDIDLTTLNISGRELCSLNQEDFFQRVPRGEILWSHLELLRKYVLASQEQQMNEIVTIDQPVQIIPASVQSATPTTIKVINGSAKAAKVQRAPRISGEDRSSPGNRTGNNGQIQLWQFLLELLTDKDARDCISWVGDEGEFKLNQPELVAQKWGQRKNKPTMNYEKLSRALRYYYDGDMICKVQGKRFVYKFVCDLKTLIGYSAAELNRLVTECEQKKRAKMQLHGIAQPVTAVALATASLQTEKDN; encoded by the exons ATGACTAAAAGAGAAGCAGAGGAGCTGATAGAAATTGAGATAGATGGAACAGAGAAATCAGAATGCACAGAGGAAAG CATTGTAGAACAAACCTATGCCCCAGCTGAGTGTGTGAGCCAAGCCATTGACATCAATGAACCAATCGGCAATTTAAAGAAGCTTCTAGAACCAAGACTACAGTGTTCCTTGGATGCACATGAAATTTGTCTACAAGATATCCAG CTGGATCCAGAACGAAGTTTGTTTGATCAAGGAGTAAAGACAGATGGCACTGTACAGCTTAGTGTACAGGTAATTTCTTACCAAG GAATTGAACCAAAGCTAAACATCCTTGAGATTGTCAAACCTGCTGAAACAGTGGAAGTGGTCATTGACCCAGATGCCCACCATGCTGAAGCAGAAGCACATCTTGTGGAGGAAGCTCAAGTGATCACCCTGGATGGCACAAAACACATTACAACCATTTCAGATGAAACCTCGGAACAAGTTACAAGATGGGCTGCTGCGCTAGAAGGTTACCGGAAAGAACAAGAGCGCCTTGGGATACCCTATg atcctATACAGTGGTCCACAGATCAAGTCCTACATTGGGTAGTTTGGGTAATGAAAGAATTCAGCATGACTGATATAGACCTCACCACACTCAACATTTCCGGAAGAGAGTTATGCAGTCTCAACCAAGAAGATTTTTTTCAGCGGGTTCCTCGGGGAGAAATTCTCTGGAGTCATCTGGAGCTTCTTCGAAAAT ATGTATTGGCAAGTCAAgaacaacagatgaatgagataGTAACAATTGATCAGC CCGTACAAATTATTCCAGCATCAGTGCAGTCTGCAACACCAACTACAATTAAAGTTATAAATGGTAGTGCAAAGGCAGCCAAAGTACAAAGAGCTCcaagaatttcaggagaagatAGAAGTTCACCTGGGAACAGGACAG GAAACAATGGCCAGATCCAGCTATGGCAGTTTTTGCTAGAGCTTCTAACTGACAAGGATGCTCGAGACTGCATCTCATGGGTTGGTGATGAAGGCGAGTTCAAGCTGAATCAGCCTGAACTGGTTGCACAGAAATGGGGACAACGTAAAAATAAACCTACAATGAACTATGAGAAACTCAGTCGTGCATTAAG gtatTATTATGATGGGGACATGATTTGTAAAGTTCAGGGCAAAAGATTTGTGTACAAGTTTGTCTGTGATTTGAAGACTCTTATTGGATACAGTGCAGCAGAGTTGAACCGGTTGGTCACAGAGTGCGAACAGAAGAAACGGGCAAAAATGCAGCTCCATGGAATCGCCCAGCCAGTCACAGCAGTAGCCCTGGCTACTGCCTCTCTGCAGACAGAAAAAGATAATTGA